Sequence from the Anaerolineae bacterium genome:
AAGTGGGAAACGAACACGGCAAAGCATTGTTGGATGCTCTGTTGTTTGATTGGTAAGATCGGGAGGGCAGTATGGACTGGCAAAGCATCGGGCGGAGCATCATGCTGGCTGGAGGCGTTGTCTTCTTGGTAGGCCTGGCTATCTACGCCTTTGGCCGACTACATCTCCCCTTAGGCCGCCTCCCCGGTGACATTGTGTATCAGCGGGGCAACTTCACCTGCGTCTTCCCCCTGGCGACTTCGATTTTGCTCTCTATTGTGCTCACCGTGCTCATGAATCTGCTGGCACGATGGCTGAAATAAGTTCCCATGCCCCTCCAAACCAACGACTTCGACTACAACTTACCCCCCGAATACATTGCCCAGAGCCCGGCCGAGCCGCGGGACAGCGCCCGGCTGATGGTGCTTGACCGGTCCACGGGGGCGATTACCCATGCCATTTTTCGCGACCTGGGGCGCTTTCTGCAGCCCGGTGACCTGCTGGTGGTCAACCGCACCCGGGTGATCCCGGCGCGGCTTTTCGCCCACAAGGTCCCCACCGGCGGCAAGGTCGAGTTGCTGCTGCTGCGCCGCGAAGGCCCTGGCCTATGGCAGGCCATGGTGCGTGGCCGCGGGCTGCGGCCCGGGGTGCGCCTGCAGGTGGAAGGCGGCCCCCAGGCGGAAATCGTGGCCCAACTGGATGGTCCCCTGCGCCGCATCCGCTTCGCCGCCCCGCTCAACGACCGTCAACTGGAAGCCGTGGGGCACGTTCCGCTCCCGCCGTACATCCACCGCCCTTTGGCGAACCCCGAACGCTACCAGACCGTGTACGCCCGCGAGCCCGGCTCGGCGGCCGCGCCCACGGCCGGCCTGCACTTCACGCCTCAACTCATCGAAACATTGAAAGCCCAGGGCATCGGCTTCGCCGAGGTTACCCTCCATGTGGGGCTGGACACCTTCGCCCCTGTCAAAGAAGACGACCCCACCCAGCACAAAATCCACACCGAGTGGTGTCGCGTGCCGCCTGAAACGGCCCAACGCATCCACGCCACCCGCGCCGCAGGGGGGCGCATCGTGGCCGTGGGCACCACCACGGTGCGCACCTTAGAAACCGCCGCGCGCCACGCGCCCCCCGGCCAGGTCATCGCCCCTTTTGAGGGGAATACGGATTTGTTCATCCTCCCCGGCTTCACCTTCCGCGTGGTCGACGCCATGATCACCAACTTTCACCTGCCCCGCTCCACCCTGCTCATGCTGGTCAGCGCTTTTGCCGGATGGGAAACCATCCTGCACGCTTACGAAGTGGCCAAACAGGAGGGCTATCGCTTCTTTTCCTTCGGAGATGCCATGCTCATCTTGTGAGCCAACCGGCCTCCGCCAGCCCCCGGCGGCCAGGGAAGCCCTGGCCGCCGGTTTCGTGCTGGCGCTCAACCCATCAGCAGCAGCCAGGCCACGCCAGCTGTAGCCAGCAAAGTGCCCCACACAGCCCGCAGGCTCACCCGCTCGTGGAACACCCAGCGGCTCACCGGGATGAGCAGCACCGGCGTCAGCGACCCAAGGGTGCTCACGATGCCCACCGGGATGACCTTGAGGGCAAAGAGCGAAAGGGTTATGCCCAGCACCGGTCCGATCGCCACACCAGCCGCGATAATCCCCAAAACGCGCGGCCGCTCCCAGGCCACGCGCAGGGTGCTTCCGGCCTCGCCTTTGAGGAGGGTCCACAGCCACAGGGCCAGCACCCCACCGGACATCCGGACCACATTCCCCGAAACCGCCGGGATCCCCGCCATCATCCCCCCTTTGGCCAGCAAGGTGCTGACGGTCTGCAATCCCACGGCGGCGAAAGCGAACAGCAATCCTCGCGGGTCATGCGCCCTGATGGTGCCATCATCGTTCAAAGGGCGTTCGGCCACCACCCACGAGACGCCCGCCAGGGTCACCGCGATGGCGGCCAATTCGCCCCCGGTGAGATGCTCCCCAAAGAGCACCCAGGCCACCGCGGTGGTTGCCACAGGCACCAGATTGAGCACCAACAGCGCCAGCCTGGGCCCAATGCGCACAAAGGCCTCAAACAGAAACACATCGGAAATGGCCAACCCGATCACCCCCGAAAGGAACAAATAGCCCCAAATCCTGCCGTCCAAAGCAGGGTAGGGCTGGCCGTAGAAAACGAAATGGAGAAGCAGGAGAAAAAGGCTGGCCAGCAACAGGCGGAAACGGTTCACCGTCAGCGAACCCACCCGCCGTCCGGCCAGGGTGAACATCGTCGGACCAAAGGTAAAGCAAACCGCGGCGCCCAAAGCGGCCAACTCGCCCAAAAACAGTGACGACATCGTCTAACCTCATTGTAGGGATGACAACGCTCCCAATTGTACCCGCCTTTTCAGGGGCCACCGGGTCATCCAGAAGAATCCCCCCTTTTTCCTCCTTCGCGGACGAGGCGCAAAGGGCCGTTCCCTGCTACACTGCGGACGCCTGAGCAAAACCGGGCATTGGCGGCCGAAGCGCCGCCTCCAACGCAAAAAAACAACCCATTTGGAGGTTTGACCATGTTGAAGAAACGATTCCCCCTCATGCTCATTGGCTTGCTTGTGCTGGCCTTCGGTTTGGTGGCCTGTCAGGCGACATCTTCGCCAACGCCAGAGGCCACGCCCGAAGCCGTGGTCACTCTTGCCCCTACCACCGCAGCGGCCCCGAAGGGGCGCGGTCCGGCTGCGGGACAAGGATATGGGCCGGCGGCTTCCCAGGAGCATAGGACCATGGCCGGCCCGCAGGGTGAACACGGCGGCCCGCCGGAGGATATGAACCCTGCCCAGGGCCTCCCCACCCCTGAGAACACCAATCTGAGCCCCGAAGAGATCGCGGACCTGCTCAAGATGCGCGAAGAGGAAAAACTGGCCCGGGATGTGTACCTGACCCTGTACGAGAAATGGGGCTCGCCCGTGTTCAGCAACATCGCGCGCTCCGAACAAATGCACATGGACGCCATAGGTGTGTTGCTGGACCGCTACAGTCTGGATGACCCGGTCGCCCAGACCGGCGATGCCCGCGGCGTGTTCAGCGACCCTCAAATCCAGGACCTGTACAACCAACTGGTGGAGCAGGGCTCGGCTTCCCTGGAAGCGGCCCTGACGGTGGGCGCGACCATCGAAGACCTGGACATCAAAGACCTGAACGAGACCATCGCGCGCACCACCCACGCCGACATTCAAACGGTGTACGAGCGCCTGCGCACCGGTTCCTATCACCACATGCAGGCCTTCGTGGGCAACCTGCGCGCTCAGGGAGCCGATTACACCCCCCAGTTCATCTCGGCTGAAGAGTTCCAGCGCATCCTGAGCGAACCCCACGGCAGAGGCGGCGAGCACGGGCGTGGGCATGGGCAGGGGCATGGCCCCGGTCAAGGCCAGGGCAACTGCCAGGAGATGGACGCTTCTGCTACTCCCACACCGTAACCCCAGAACACAACCCTCGCAAATCTAAAGGGCAGAGGCGAATGACCTCTGCCCTTTTTGGCTTGCCCTTGCCATCCGGCAACGGCCTCATGCCACCCCGGAGAGTCCCTAAACCGGCGTCCTCACCCCAGACCCTGTTCGCGCGCGTAGCGGGCCGCCTCCGCCCGCGTGCTCACCCTCAGTTTGTGCAGGATGTTGCGCACATGGGTCTTGACCGTGGTTTCACTGATGCCCATCTCCGCCGCGATCTCTTTGTTGGTCAGATGATGCGCCAGCAGGCTGAGCACCTCCAGTTCGCGCTGGGTGAAGGCTTCTCCGGCCACCGCCCCAGGCCCCCGCCGCACCTCGCGCATCAACATCCGCGTGATGTCAGGGTGGAGCACCGGCTCCCCCTGAACCACCTTGCGCACCGCCTCGGCCAGTTCCGCCGCCGAAATGGTTTTGAGCACATAGCCCGCCGCCCCCGCACGCACGACCGGCAACACCATACGGTCATCGCTGGCGCTGGTCAGCACCAACACCCTGGTCTCCGGCACCTCCTGGGTCACCTGGCGCAACACCGCCAACCCATCCACCTCGGGCATGATCAAATCCAGCAAAAGCACATCCGGGCGATGCTGGCGCACCGCTTCCAGCGCCTCCCTGCCGTTGGCCGCCTCAGCCACCACCTGCATATCCGGTTGAGTTTCCAAAAACATCCGCAATCCTTCGCGCACGATTTGATGATCCTCAGCAATGACCAGTCGGATCATGCTTCCCTCCGGACCACTTCAATGCGTGTGCCCTGACCAGAAGCCGTCGTCAGGCGAAAGGTGGCGCCCAACCGCTCGGCGCGCTCCTGCATCCCCGCCACCCCCCAATGACCGGGGGGGATGGCCTGCGGGTCGAACCCCTGACCATCATCGGCGACGGTCAGGCGAAAGGCCGGGGGATGCAGGTCCAGCGTCACGACAATGTGTTGGGGTTGGGCATGCTTGACCGCATTGGTCAACGCCTCATAAACGATGCGATAGAGTTCCCCCTCTTCGGCCTCGCTCAGCCGTCCTTCCACATCCAGGCGCACCTCTACCGGCACCCCCTCGCTCTCCTCCAGCGAACGGGCCAGGTCGGTCAGCGCCTCAAGAAGGGACTTCCCTGCCAGAGCCGGGGGGCGCAAGTCAGCAATGAGCGCGCGCAGATCATTGGCCGCCTCATGCACGGTACGCCGGGCCTGGGCCAGGGTGCTCCGCGCCCGTTCCGGGTCGGTGCCCAACAGCACGTCTGCCGTGCTCAACTGCAACTCCACGCTGAAAAGCGCCTGGCTGACCGAGTCATGCAGTTCGCGGGCGATGCGTTGCCGCTCCTCCAAACGGGCCTGAGCGGCCGCCATCTCGGCCAACTCGGCCTCTAACCGCCGGACCAACACCTGGGCGTCGGCGAAGTAGCGCTCGGCAAAGGCCCGGCGTGAGGGGTCCGGGCGCAGAAAGGCAAAGGCGAGGAGGAGAAAAGCCGCCAGGTTTCCCATCCGGATCCACACGCCCGGCTCCATGGGGATATCCGTGCCCCGCAGCGAGGCAACCAGATGGATCCCAGTGGACAAAAACCAGACCCCAAAGGCCGTGCCCGCCCAAAGCACGG
This genomic interval carries:
- a CDS encoding DUF2202 domain-containing protein, with the protein product MAGPQGEHGGPPEDMNPAQGLPTPENTNLSPEEIADLLKMREEEKLARDVYLTLYEKWGSPVFSNIARSEQMHMDAIGVLLDRYSLDDPVAQTGDARGVFSDPQIQDLYNQLVEQGSASLEAALTVGATIEDLDIKDLNETIARTTHADIQTVYERLRTGSYHHMQAFVGNLRAQGADYTPQFISAEEFQRILSEPHGRGGEHGRGHGQGHGPGQGQGNCQEMDASATPTP
- the queA gene encoding tRNA preQ1(34) S-adenosylmethionine ribosyltransferase-isomerase QueA; its protein translation is MPLQTNDFDYNLPPEYIAQSPAEPRDSARLMVLDRSTGAITHAIFRDLGRFLQPGDLLVVNRTRVIPARLFAHKVPTGGKVELLLLRREGPGLWQAMVRGRGLRPGVRLQVEGGPQAEIVAQLDGPLRRIRFAAPLNDRQLEAVGHVPLPPYIHRPLANPERYQTVYAREPGSAAAPTAGLHFTPQLIETLKAQGIGFAEVTLHVGLDTFAPVKEDDPTQHKIHTEWCRVPPETAQRIHATRAAGGRIVAVGTTTVRTLETAARHAPPGQVIAPFEGNTDLFILPGFTFRVVDAMITNFHLPRSTLLMLVSAFAGWETILHAYEVAKQEGYRFFSFGDAMLIL
- a CDS encoding DUF2905 domain-containing protein; its protein translation is MDWQSIGRSIMLAGGVVFLVGLAIYAFGRLHLPLGRLPGDIVYQRGNFTCVFPLATSILLSIVLTVLMNLLARWLK
- a CDS encoding response regulator transcription factor — its product is MIRLVIAEDHQIVREGLRMFLETQPDMQVVAEAANGREALEAVRQHRPDVLLLDLIMPEVDGLAVLRQVTQEVPETRVLVLTSASDDRMVLPVVRAGAAGYVLKTISAAELAEAVRKVVQGEPVLHPDITRMLMREVRRGPGAVAGEAFTQRELEVLSLLAHHLTNKEIAAEMGISETTVKTHVRNILHKLRVSTRAEAARYAREQGLG
- a CDS encoding DMT family transporter; translated protein: MSSLFLGELAALGAAVCFTFGPTMFTLAGRRVGSLTVNRFRLLLASLFLLLLHFVFYGQPYPALDGRIWGYLFLSGVIGLAISDVFLFEAFVRIGPRLALLVLNLVPVATTAVAWVLFGEHLTGGELAAIAVTLAGVSWVVAERPLNDDGTIRAHDPRGLLFAFAAVGLQTVSTLLAKGGMMAGIPAVSGNVVRMSGGVLALWLWTLLKGEAGSTLRVAWERPRVLGIIAAGVAIGPVLGITLSLFALKVIPVGIVSTLGSLTPVLLIPVSRWVFHERVSLRAVWGTLLATAGVAWLLLMG